In one window of Maribacter sp. BPC-D8 DNA:
- a CDS encoding response regulator, producing the protein MNQEPLVWVIDDDDISKYVMKRYLNQLSISRIVDFPDSVQPLKLIQDKYASLDELPDIIFLDLHMPILNGFDFVKDFQTVAKKIDKKIKIIMLTSSINGEDVDHAKTYPEITDYFIKPIKHRDLARIMNVELKQ; encoded by the coding sequence ATGAACCAAGAACCATTGGTTTGGGTTATCGACGATGACGATATCTCCAAATATGTAATGAAGCGATATCTTAATCAATTGTCAATTTCTAGAATTGTAGATTTTCCAGATTCAGTACAACCATTAAAACTGATTCAAGATAAGTATGCTTCTTTAGACGAACTACCAGATATTATTTTCCTCGATTTACACATGCCCATTTTAAATGGATTTGATTTTGTTAAAGATTTTCAAACCGTGGCAAAAAAAATTGATAAGAAAATAAAAATCATCATGTTAACCTCGTCTATAAATGGCGAAGATGTTGATCACGCCAAAACATATCCAGAAATAACAGATTATTTTATAAAACCGATTAAGCATAGAGATTTGGCGAGAATTATGAATGTAGAACTAAAGCAATAA
- the mazG gene encoding nucleoside triphosphate pyrophosphohydrolase, producing MNSRKEQLEALDRLLTIMDELREQCPWDKKQTMQSLRHLTIEETYELGDAILDNDLDEVKMELGDVLLHIIFYSKIGSETNDFDIADVANAICDKLVNRHPHIYGDVKVIDAEDVKRNWEQIKLKEGKKSVLEGVPKSLPALVKASRIQDKVSGVGFDWEEPQQVFEKVQEELGELQVEVAAGDIEKIEAEFGDVLFSMINYARFLGVNPENALERTNKKFIKRFQYLEVKAKEIGKEMNDMSLEEMDVYWNEAKTKD from the coding sequence ATGAATAGTAGGAAAGAACAATTGGAGGCATTAGACAGGCTATTGACCATAATGGATGAGTTGCGAGAGCAATGCCCGTGGGATAAAAAGCAAACCATGCAATCGTTAAGACACCTTACCATTGAGGAAACTTATGAGTTAGGCGATGCTATTTTAGATAATGACCTTGATGAAGTTAAGATGGAATTGGGTGATGTGCTTCTCCATATTATTTTCTATTCAAAAATAGGATCAGAAACCAATGATTTTGATATTGCAGATGTAGCAAATGCTATTTGTGATAAGCTAGTGAATAGGCACCCGCATATTTATGGTGATGTTAAAGTAATTGATGCCGAAGATGTAAAAAGAAATTGGGAACAGATAAAGCTAAAAGAAGGTAAGAAAAGTGTTCTCGAGGGTGTACCAAAAAGTTTACCTGCACTAGTCAAAGCTAGTCGAATTCAAGATAAAGTTTCTGGTGTTGGTTTTGATTGGGAAGAACCGCAACAAGTTTTTGAGAAAGTTCAAGAAGAGCTTGGCGAACTACAAGTAGAAGTAGCGGCTGGTGATATCGAGAAAATTGAGGCGGAATTCGGCGATGTACTTTTCTCAATGATTAATTATGCTAGATTTCTAGGTGTCAATCCTGAAAATGCTCTAGAGCGAACCAATAAAAAATTTATAAAACGTTTTCAATACCTTGAAGTCAAGGCAAAAGAAATTGGTAAAGAAATGAATGATATGTCTTTAGAAGAAATGGATGTGTATTGGAATGAGGCAAAAACTAAAGATTAA
- a CDS encoding sugar phosphate isomerase/epimerase family protein: MNTRRKFIKNAGLLSAATVLLPQITMATTRNSSYGVQLYSFRDDMLADPMKTLEKIASLGFKEIESAGSSKGYYYGMTPAQMGETCKALGMSLTSGHVHLDDKFEQTMADAVASGQEYLICSSLPSDGQTVDNYKKVAEQFNRAGEACRKHGLKFGYHNHEYEFESENGEVLYDVLMDNTQKDLVHMELDLGWVVIAGKDPLNYFKKYPQRFPLWHLKDMDMHEKVSTEFGKGILDVPLMLEMKELSGLQHIYIEQEEYASTPFDSMMHNMNYLKNL, from the coding sequence ATGAATACAAGACGAAAATTTATAAAAAATGCTGGTCTATTAAGTGCAGCCACAGTACTACTACCACAAATAACAATGGCAACTACTAGAAATTCAAGCTATGGCGTTCAGTTATATTCTTTTAGAGATGACATGCTTGCCGACCCGATGAAAACTTTAGAAAAAATTGCAAGTCTAGGTTTTAAAGAAATTGAAAGTGCCGGATCATCTAAAGGGTATTATTACGGAATGACGCCCGCTCAAATGGGTGAAACCTGTAAAGCACTAGGTATGTCACTCACCAGTGGTCATGTACATTTAGATGATAAATTTGAACAAACCATGGCAGATGCCGTTGCTTCTGGTCAAGAATATTTAATATGTTCTTCATTACCATCTGACGGACAAACGGTAGATAATTACAAAAAAGTAGCAGAGCAGTTTAATAGAGCTGGCGAAGCTTGTAGAAAGCATGGTTTAAAATTCGGTTACCACAACCACGAGTACGAATTTGAGTCTGAAAACGGAGAAGTACTTTATGATGTGCTTATGGATAATACCCAAAAAGATTTAGTACATATGGAACTAGATTTGGGCTGGGTAGTCATTGCCGGAAAAGACCCGTTGAACTATTTCAAAAAATATCCGCAAAGGTTTCCGCTTTGGCATTTAAAAGATATGGATATGCATGAAAAAGTAAGTACAGAATTCGGTAAGGGTATACTTGATGTTCCGTTAATGCTTGAAATGAAAGAACTGTCTGGTCTTCAACATATTTATATAGAACAAGAAGAATACGCAAGTACCCCTTTTGATAGCATGATGCATAACATGAACTACTTAAAGAACTTATAG
- a CDS encoding SMP-30/gluconolactonase/LRE family protein encodes MKIYNRLIFTSLLLTAIVSCKSQQKALVTGGSELVQVANNFSFTEGPASDKNGNVYFTDQPNDKILKWNQADNSIGTFMESSGRANGLYFDNNENLLAAADNENELWRIHKTGEIDTLITHFEDKKLNGPNDIWVDTKDGIYFTDPYYQREYWTRTEADIKEKNVYYISPDLKNISIVAKGLAQPNGIIGTPDGKTLYVADIGDKKTYSYSIQEDGTLSDRKLFTDMGSDGMTIDNLGNIYLTGEGVTIFNSKGKQLKNIPINENWTANVTFGGKNQDILFITAMGSVYTLQMNVHGVRY; translated from the coding sequence ATGAAAATTTATAACCGATTAATTTTTACTTCTCTATTGTTGACAGCAATAGTTTCTTGTAAATCTCAACAGAAGGCATTGGTTACCGGTGGCTCTGAACTAGTGCAAGTTGCTAATAATTTCAGCTTTACCGAAGGCCCGGCATCAGACAAAAATGGTAACGTATATTTCACCGATCAACCGAATGATAAGATTCTAAAATGGAACCAAGCCGACAACTCTATAGGTACTTTTATGGAATCGTCAGGTAGGGCAAATGGTTTGTATTTCGACAATAATGAAAATTTATTGGCAGCTGCCGATAATGAAAATGAATTATGGCGAATTCATAAAACAGGTGAAATTGACACGCTAATCACACATTTTGAAGATAAAAAATTAAACGGACCTAATGATATTTGGGTTGATACAAAAGATGGCATCTATTTTACAGATCCTTATTACCAAAGAGAATACTGGACAAGGACCGAAGCTGATATAAAAGAAAAAAATGTCTACTATATTTCACCAGATTTAAAGAATATCTCAATAGTTGCAAAAGGTTTAGCACAACCTAATGGAATAATTGGCACACCAGATGGCAAAACACTTTACGTCGCAGATATAGGTGACAAAAAAACATACTCCTACTCCATTCAAGAAGATGGCACTTTAAGTGACCGTAAACTTTTTACAGACATGGGTTCAGATGGTATGACGATTGACAACCTAGGTAATATCTACTTAACAGGCGAAGGTGTTACCATTTTCAATTCAAAAGGTAAACAGTTAAAGAATATACCAATCAATGAAAACTGGACAGCCAATGTTACGTTTGGTGGTAAAAATCAAGATATATTATTTATTACCGCAATGGGCTCGGTGTATACCTTGCAAATGAATGTACATGGTGTTAGGTATTAG